In a single window of the Tigriopus californicus strain San Diego chromosome 2, Tcal_SD_v2.1, whole genome shotgun sequence genome:
- the LOC131893384 gene encoding esterase E4-like, whose protein sequence is MNPKRSVILLLLGTLSFIMAQEDESNPDVESSTLGSSEPLIPQFEQPKKMENEKKDHENSGTERHINIIEIDTPLGPVQGMFRATASGNNIYAFMGLPYAEPPLQDYRFTDPFPKAPWINAVDATAVKPLCLQTNSISFKMEGEEDCLYLNIYSPKLPHAGSNARDGLLLPVVVFIHGMEHFTSDTSSQWNPELLVEEDVVVVTLSYRLGVFGFLNINHPLLSGNQGLKDQLEALRWIRQNIHVFGGDGKRLTLMGHGSGAISVDLHRYSYQTRDQGLFHSLIMQSGSALSLHHPMMKQSTITNSQRFAEEVGCNQTNPNDIVECLQAKPAEELLEMSKLEEDPLLALKKDQNGTNFMFLPSLDPLSEFPYMTELPFSSLMKGDYEDLPNIRGMTQDEGGYLTGQFWDFQDELSMNWTELGSAFIFGSTAADRSLTEEIKTNVIKRFYVGTQNFTNDLKEEMGQLFTDIMTMSNTLKSIEFDSINLQKPSYLYLLSHKPSTSLSSLLPAGGEDLGVIHGDDLSFLFKDAFGIDNAILSQEDKETSKNFIRVMTNFIKYQDPTPFVGVQTWVPVNASSLNYLDIMAEPELKDFSISERRYFWQRVYWDDVEAQQEKKTTVRSSSSATPLSLSQGPTVRALS, encoded by the coding sequence ATGAACCCGAAAAGAAGTGTGATCCTCTTGCTCCTGGGGACTTTGTCCTTTATCATGGCACAAGAGGACGAAAGCAACCCTGACGTGGAATCCTCAACACTGGGGTCCAGTGAGCCTCTTATCCCGCAATTTGAACAGcccaagaaaatggagaacgagaagaaagATCATGAGAACAGCGGGACAGAGCGGCACATCAACATCATCGAGATCGATACGCCTTTGGGACCCGTTCAAGGCATGTTCCGGGCCACAGCGAGTGGCAACAATATCTATGCGTTCATGGGTCTCCCCTACGCTGAGCCTCCTTTGCAAGATTACCGCTTCACGGATCCCTTCCCCAAAGCTCCTTGGATCAATGCTGTGGATGCCACAGCTGTGAAACCTCTGTGCCTCCAGACCAACTCGATCTCGTTCAAGATGGAGGGCGAGGAGGACTGCCTGTACCTGAATATCTACTCACCAAAGCTACCTCATGCCGGCAGCAATGCTCGCGACGGTCTTCTCCTTCCGGTGGTCGTTTTCATTCACGGCATGGAACACTTCACCTCCGACACGTCGAGCCAATGGAACCCTGAGCTCTTGGTGGAGGAAgacgtggtggtggtgacTTTAAGCTACCGTTTGGGCGTTTTCGGATTCCTCAACATCAACCACCCCTTGCTGTCCGGCAACCAAGGTCTCAAGGATCAACTGGAGGCTCTTCGATGGATCCGACAGAACATCCATGTTTTCGGAGGTGACGGCAAGCGTCTGACCCTGATGGGACACGGCTCTGGCGCCATCAGTGTGGACCTGCACCGATACTCCTACCAGACTCGGGATCAAGGCCTGTTCCACTCACTCATCATGCAATCTGGATCCGCTCTCTCTCTTCACCATCCCATGATGAAGCAGTCGACCATCACCAATTCTCAACGATTTGCCGAAGAGGTCGGATGCAATCAAACTAACCCCAACGATATTGTCGAATGTCTTCAAGCCAAGCCCGCCGAGGAGCTCTTGGAAATGAGCAAATTGGAAGAAGATCCTCTTTTGGCCTTAAAAAAGGACCAAAATGGCACCAATTTCATGTTTCTACCCTCGTTGGATCCTCTTTCCGAATTCCCTTACATGACCGAGCTGCCTTTCTCTTCGTTGATGAAGGGCGATTACGAGGATCTGCCCAACATCCGGGGCATGACTCAAGACGAAGGTGGATACTTGACGGGTCAATTTTGGGATTTCCAAGATGAGTTGTCCATGAACTGGACCGAATTAGGATCGGCCTTCATCTTTGGCTCCACTGCAGCAGATCGCTCCCTGACCGAAGAGATCAAGACCAACGTGATCAAACGATTTTACGTGGGCACCCAGAACTTCACGAATGACCTCAAGGAGGAGATGGGACAGCTCTTCACCGACATCATGACCATGTCCAACACCCTGAAGTCCATTGAATTCGATTCCATCAACTTGCAAAAACCCTCTTACCTGTATTTGCTCAGCCACAAACCCTCCACCAGTCTGAGTTCGCTGCTTCCGGCAGGTGGCGAGGATTTGGGTGTTATCCACGGTGACGATCTCTCGTTTCTTTTCAAGGACGCCTTCGGTATCGACAACGCCATCCTCTCGCAGGAGGACAAGGAGACCTCGAAGAACTTTATCCGAGTCATGACCAATTTCATTAAGTACCAAGACCCGACCCCCTTCGTCGGCGTTCAAACTTGGGTGCCTGTCAATGCGAGTTCACTGAATTATCTAGACATTATGGCCGAGCCTGAGCTCAAGGACTTCTCGATCAGCGAAAGGCGATACTTCTGGCAACGCGTCTATTGGGACGATGTCGAGGCTCAACAGGAGAAGAAGACCACGGTCCGATCCTCGAGTAGTGCCACGCCCCTTTCCCTCTCTCAAGGTCCTACTGTGAGGGCTCTTTCCTAA
- the LOC131893599 gene encoding tereporin-Ca1-like, producing MATITVASAPSGIEVPRILAIDQKYFDSPRRQALTPNRESLLAIGIPGVGYEPGMTLPPLGIRHYLDCVPNNVAVGFQVFNGTKHSLIPLKSDIISGCLLDEVPCVAPGFVELFGVRKNTPFSGTRGTTTWQMGTTNNYLSVGWSVPYNRVLFDNWLMAGVNGEDPQRCFNQMYCKSQTWFQRKRFNEELNGSLKFSVKGYKIAATMDWEYKSMASITVVPHDPDEIADRLYNFAMSDI from the exons ATGGCCACTATTACTGTAGCTTCTGCTCCAAGCGGCATTGAGGTGCCAAGAATTTTGGCTATTGACCAAAAGTACTTTGATTCTCCAAGACGCCAG gCATTGACCCCCAACAGGGAATCTCTTTTGGCCATTGGAATTCCCGGAGTGGGTTATGAGCCTGGCATGACCCTTCCGCCTCTTGGGATCCGCCATTATTTGGACTGTGTTCCAAATAATGTGGCGGTAGGgtttcaagtcttcaatggAACCAAGCACTCTTTGATTCCACTGAAAAGCGATATCATCAGTGGATGTCTGCTAGATGAGGTCCCAT GTGTTGCCCCAGGGTTCGTGGAACTGTTTGGCGTGCGGAAGAACACACCGTTCAGTGGAACTCGTGGAACGACGACTTGGCAAATGGGGACAACAAATAACTATCTGTCTGTTGGTTGGTCTGTTCCTTACAACAGAGTCTTGTTCGACAATTGGCTCATGGCCGGGGTCAATGGTGAAGATCCTCAGCGCTGCTTTAACCAAATGTATTGTAAATCGCAGACTTGGTTTCAGCGCAAGCGTTTCAACGAGGAGCTGAACGGGTCGCTCAAGTTTTCTGTGAAAGGTTACAAGATAGCTGCTACCATGGATTGGGAGTACAAGTCCATGGCTAGCATTACTGTTGTACCCCATGATCCCGACGAGATTGCTGATCGCCTTTATAATTTTGCAATGTCGGACATCTGA